Proteins from a single region of Gordonia hongkongensis:
- the mshA gene encoding D-inositol-3-phosphate glycosyltransferase gives MTSSPSPRRVALISVHTSPLAQPGTGDAGGMNVYVWQTATRLARRGVEVEIFTRATSSADPASVAAAPGVTVRNVVAGPFEGLDKRELPAQLCAFTAGVLRAEAAQAPGHYDVIHSHYWLSGQVGWLARDRWGVPLVHTAHTLAAVKNASLAEGDTAEPQLRVIGEQQVVGEADRLVANTQTEATELLSMYGAAADRIDVVTPGADLDCYTPGSAAAARAELGLDPDEMIVTFVGRIQPLKAPDLLVDAVAPLIGESAATGRKLRVLIVGGPSGSGLQRPTALMDQVAELGIADSVTFLPPQPSNRLVQVYRASDVVAVPSHSESFGLVAIEAQACGTPVIAANVGGLGVAVDDGRTGVLVNGHRVGDWTNALEKLLAQPDRLVELGQHARAHAEQFSWEHTVDQLLESYGRAMRSFAAHQRPASPEVSATAAASARLRRRWRRRRNRVTV, from the coding sequence ATGACCTCGAGCCCGTCCCCGCGGCGTGTCGCGCTGATCTCCGTGCACACCTCGCCGCTGGCGCAACCGGGCACCGGCGACGCCGGCGGGATGAACGTCTACGTCTGGCAGACCGCGACGCGGCTGGCCCGTCGGGGAGTCGAGGTCGAGATCTTCACCCGCGCGACGTCGTCGGCCGACCCGGCGTCGGTCGCCGCAGCGCCGGGGGTGACGGTGCGCAACGTCGTCGCCGGCCCGTTCGAGGGCCTCGACAAGCGCGAACTGCCCGCCCAGCTGTGTGCGTTCACGGCCGGGGTCCTGCGGGCCGAGGCCGCGCAGGCGCCCGGTCACTACGACGTCATCCACTCGCACTACTGGCTCTCCGGCCAGGTGGGGTGGCTCGCCCGCGACCGGTGGGGTGTCCCCCTGGTGCACACCGCGCACACCCTGGCCGCGGTCAAGAACGCATCGCTGGCCGAGGGCGACACCGCCGAGCCGCAGCTACGGGTCATCGGGGAGCAGCAGGTGGTCGGGGAGGCCGATCGCCTGGTCGCGAACACCCAGACCGAGGCGACCGAATTGCTCTCGATGTACGGTGCCGCCGCCGACCGTATCGACGTGGTGACCCCTGGTGCCGATCTCGACTGTTACACACCGGGTTCCGCCGCGGCCGCCCGCGCGGAGCTCGGCCTGGACCCCGACGAGATGATCGTGACGTTCGTCGGGCGCATCCAACCGCTGAAGGCCCCGGACCTCCTCGTCGACGCGGTCGCGCCGCTCATCGGTGAGTCCGCCGCGACCGGGCGGAAGCTGCGGGTGCTCATCGTCGGCGGGCCGTCGGGGTCGGGGCTGCAACGGCCCACCGCGCTGATGGATCAGGTCGCCGAACTCGGGATCGCCGATTCGGTCACCTTCCTGCCGCCCCAGCCGTCGAACCGTCTGGTGCAGGTCTACCGGGCATCGGATGTGGTTGCCGTGCCCAGTCATTCGGAGAGTTTCGGACTGGTCGCGATCGAGGCGCAGGCCTGCGGGACGCCCGTCATCGCCGCGAATGTGGGTGGCCTCGGGGTGGCGGTCGACGACGGCCGGACCGGAGTGCTGGTCAACGGGCATCGGGTCGGGGACTGGACGAATGCGCTGGAAAAGCTTCTCGCGCAACCCGATCGACTCGTCGAGCTCGGACAGCACGCCCGCGCCCACGCCGAGCAGTTCTCCTGGGAACACACGGTCGATCAGCTTCTCGAGAGTTACGGCCGGGCGATGCGGTCGTTCGCCGCGCACCAGCGCCCGGCGTCGCCCGAGGTGTCCGCTACGGCCGCGGCCTCGGCGCGCCTCCGACGCCGCTGGCGTCGTCGGCGCAACCGGGTCACCGTCTGA
- a CDS encoding sensor histidine kinase yields MTAAIFAATIAFVLALCLGVVIGRRTRDRDRSRGFAFLDRIPRRSASTAAEFVPEATLGPREVPASAEVRDSDVQATTDDGRMTKAGLLSMVVRNTETAIAVVDEFRDVVLYNQRAVELGLVREMLLADPVWEAVKEVLDTGVERRFEFSPPMSSLGFVSTGRTPRPSVEHVRCHARIVAQDEERYVVAYGLDDTEHKRVEATRRDFVANVSHELKTPVGAIGLLAEALLESADDTDSVQHFGRRVVGETKRMGNMVSELLALSRLQDGVTPEFTCIDVDSLIDDALTAATLAAEAAAIELRADGPIGVIIRGDRPLLLTALNNLISNAISYSASDTVVSISRRVIKIDGRPMVAIAVTDRGIGIEPEDQQRVFERFFRVDKARSRMTGGTGLGLAIVKHVAANHGGTINLWSKPGTGSTFTLCIPEDLSDAGWPPAAQQALSDPDAPPRALPSAEGDDPSARPTEGNKS; encoded by the coding sequence GTGACCGCCGCAATCTTCGCCGCGACGATCGCGTTCGTACTCGCGCTCTGCCTCGGTGTCGTGATCGGTCGACGCACCCGGGACCGGGACCGGTCCCGAGGGTTCGCGTTCCTCGATCGCATCCCGCGTCGTTCCGCATCCACCGCCGCCGAATTCGTTCCCGAGGCGACCCTCGGTCCCCGTGAGGTGCCGGCCTCGGCCGAGGTCCGTGACTCCGACGTGCAGGCGACCACCGACGACGGCCGCATGACCAAGGCCGGTCTGTTGAGCATGGTCGTGCGTAACACCGAGACCGCCATCGCCGTGGTCGACGAGTTCCGCGACGTCGTGCTGTACAACCAGCGGGCCGTCGAACTCGGGCTCGTACGCGAGATGCTGCTGGCCGACCCGGTGTGGGAGGCCGTGAAGGAAGTGCTCGACACCGGCGTCGAACGGCGCTTCGAGTTCAGCCCGCCGATGTCGAGTCTCGGTTTCGTCTCTACCGGCCGGACGCCCCGGCCCAGTGTCGAGCACGTGCGCTGTCACGCGCGGATCGTCGCGCAGGACGAGGAACGCTATGTCGTCGCGTACGGACTCGACGACACCGAACACAAACGCGTGGAGGCCACCCGGCGCGACTTCGTCGCCAACGTCTCGCACGAGCTCAAGACCCCCGTCGGCGCGATCGGGCTGCTCGCCGAGGCGTTGCTCGAGTCGGCCGACGACACCGATTCGGTGCAGCACTTCGGTCGCCGCGTCGTCGGCGAGACCAAGCGCATGGGCAACATGGTGAGCGAGCTGCTGGCGTTGTCCCGACTCCAGGACGGCGTCACACCGGAGTTCACCTGCATCGATGTCGACTCGCTCATCGACGACGCGCTGACCGCGGCGACGCTCGCCGCCGAGGCGGCGGCCATCGAACTGCGCGCCGACGGTCCGATCGGCGTCATCATCCGCGGCGACCGTCCGCTGCTGCTCACCGCACTGAACAACCTCATCTCGAACGCCATCTCGTACTCGGCGTCGGACACCGTGGTGTCGATCAGCCGCCGCGTGATCAAGATCGACGGGCGGCCGATGGTCGCCATCGCGGTGACCGACCGGGGGATCGGGATCGAGCCGGAGGATCAACAGCGGGTCTTCGAGCGGTTCTTCCGGGTCGACAAGGCCCGGTCCCGGATGACCGGCGGCACGGGACTCGGACTGGCCATCGTCAAGCACGTGGCCGCCAATCACGGCGGGACCATCAACCTGTGGAGCAAACCCGGCACCGGCTCGACCTTCACGCTGTGCATCCCGGAGGACCTGTCCGACGCCGGCTGGCCGCCGGCCGCCCAGCAGGCGCTGTCGGATCCCGATGCGCCGCCCCGCGCACTTCCCTCCGCGGAGGGTGACGACCCATCTGCCCGACCCACCGAAGGAAACAAGAGTTGA
- a CDS encoding 4-coumarate--CoA ligase family protein: MSFTSPFPDVEIPDVSVFEFLFGAVAEEDLARTALVDPKSGATTTYAQLISQIEAAAGALASRGIGVGDVVGILSPNIPAFATVFHGILRAGGTATTINALFTGPEIAKQLRDSGAKMLVTISPMLEQAKAAADEVGLADADLIVLDGEGQDASGHPNAADLLGAGLAAPEVSFDPATHVAVLPYSSGTTGNPKGVALSHRNLVANVAQIRPLQGMGADDVVIAVLPFFHIYGMTVLLNAALYNRASLVVMPRFDLVEFLENIQNHKVTMAYIAPPVAVALAKHPIIDNYDLSSLHTMMSGAAPLDDELGQAVAKRLDLHMLQGYGMSELSPVSHIIPADTPGLLGQQDPPLSSTGWAVPNSENKIVDPASGAEIELPSEGLSEPGELWVKGPNVMLGYLNNDQATADTIDADGYLHTGDMAQVDPTGCVYIVDRLKELIKYKGYQVPPAELEALLLTNDKIADAAVIGVIEAESGEEIPKAFVVRQPDAEITADEVIEFVASKVAPHKKVRAVEFIETIPKSASGKILRKDLRK; this comes from the coding sequence ATGAGCTTCACGAGTCCGTTCCCCGACGTCGAGATCCCGGACGTGAGTGTGTTCGAGTTCCTGTTCGGCGCGGTGGCCGAGGAGGACCTCGCCCGTACCGCGCTGGTGGACCCGAAGTCGGGGGCGACGACCACCTATGCGCAGCTGATCTCGCAGATCGAGGCGGCGGCGGGCGCGTTGGCGTCGCGGGGGATCGGCGTGGGCGACGTGGTGGGCATCCTGTCGCCCAACATCCCGGCGTTCGCGACGGTGTTCCACGGGATTCTGCGGGCCGGCGGCACCGCGACGACGATCAACGCACTCTTCACCGGGCCCGAGATCGCCAAGCAGCTGCGGGATTCCGGCGCCAAGATGCTGGTGACCATCTCGCCGATGCTGGAGCAGGCCAAGGCCGCCGCCGACGAGGTCGGGCTGGCGGATGCCGACCTGATCGTCCTCGACGGCGAGGGCCAGGACGCCTCCGGCCACCCGAATGCGGCGGACCTCCTGGGCGCCGGACTGGCCGCACCGGAGGTGTCGTTCGATCCGGCCACGCACGTCGCGGTCCTGCCGTATTCCTCCGGTACCACCGGGAATCCGAAGGGCGTCGCGCTCTCGCATCGCAACCTGGTCGCCAATGTCGCGCAGATCCGACCGTTGCAGGGCATGGGCGCCGACGACGTGGTGATCGCGGTGCTGCCCTTCTTCCACATCTACGGGATGACGGTGCTGCTGAACGCGGCGCTGTACAACCGGGCGTCGCTGGTCGTGATGCCGCGGTTCGACCTCGTCGAGTTCCTCGAGAACATCCAGAACCACAAGGTCACCATGGCCTACATCGCACCGCCGGTGGCCGTGGCGCTGGCCAAGCACCCGATCATCGACAACTACGACCTGTCCTCGCTGCACACGATGATGTCGGGCGCGGCGCCGCTGGACGACGAGCTGGGCCAGGCCGTCGCCAAACGTCTCGACCTGCACATGCTGCAGGGCTACGGCATGAGTGAGCTGTCGCCGGTGAGTCACATCATCCCGGCCGACACACCCGGCCTGCTGGGTCAGCAGGACCCCCCGCTGTCCTCGACCGGGTGGGCGGTGCCGAACTCCGAGAACAAGATCGTCGACCCCGCATCGGGGGCGGAGATCGAGCTGCCGAGCGAGGGACTGTCCGAGCCGGGCGAGCTGTGGGTCAAGGGGCCGAACGTGATGCTGGGCTACCTCAACAACGATCAGGCGACCGCCGACACCATCGACGCCGACGGCTACCTGCACACCGGCGACATGGCGCAGGTCGATCCGACCGGCTGCGTCTACATCGTCGACCGGCTCAAGGAGCTCATCAAGTACAAGGGCTACCAGGTGCCGCCCGCCGAGCTCGAGGCGCTGCTGCTCACCAACGACAAGATCGCCGACGCCGCGGTCATCGGCGTGATCGAGGCGGAGTCGGGCGAGGAGATCCCCAAGGCCTTCGTCGTGCGCCAGCCCGATGCGGAGATCACCGCCGACGAGGTCATCGAGTTCGTGGCGTCGAAGGTGGCCCCGCACAAGAAGGTCCGGGCCGTCGAGTTCATCGAGACGATCCCCAAGTCGGCCTCGGGCAAGATCCTGCGCAAGGACCTCCGCAAGTAG
- a CDS encoding APC family permease translates to MTASTDAGATGQNAEKQPELKRVLGWKLLLLFIIGDILGTGVYALTGQVAGEVGGAAWLPFLIAFAVATLTAFSYLELVTKYPQAAGAALYVHKAFGVHFITFIVLFTVMCSGITSATTASRAFAVNMLTGINGGESPDATHPALLFIAIGFLLLVMFINFRGVAEGVGTNVVLTLVELTGLLLVIFIALFFVFGGNADHWDAVVVFESPEERNILIAVSAATALAFFALVGFEDSVNMAEECKEPTRIFPKVMLSGLGITAVVYVLIAILAVAIVPVGVLAESETPLVDVVQTAAPDFPMTELLPWISMFAVANTALINMMMASRLLYGMAKQGVLPKFLAYVHPGRRTPFAAIVFTTVIALCLLVYVSADPKGSIVGLLGGTTALLLLAVFTVVNVSVLVLRKDHVGHNHFRTYTPVAVLGAVTSGALTLPFARADNQQYVIAAWLLLLGVVLWAFTYWHQKRTGAEAASYDDIPPHEIP, encoded by the coding sequence ATGACAGCCAGTACAGACGCCGGCGCGACCGGCCAGAATGCGGAGAAGCAGCCCGAGCTCAAACGCGTGTTGGGCTGGAAGCTGTTGTTGCTCTTTATCATCGGCGACATCCTGGGCACCGGCGTCTACGCACTCACCGGCCAGGTCGCCGGCGAGGTCGGCGGCGCGGCGTGGCTGCCGTTCCTGATCGCGTTCGCGGTGGCGACGCTGACGGCGTTCTCCTATCTGGAACTGGTGACGAAGTATCCCCAGGCCGCCGGCGCTGCGCTGTACGTACACAAGGCTTTCGGGGTCCACTTCATCACGTTCATCGTGCTGTTCACCGTCATGTGCTCGGGTATCACCTCGGCGACCACCGCGTCGCGCGCGTTCGCGGTGAACATGCTGACCGGCATCAACGGCGGCGAGTCCCCGGATGCGACGCACCCCGCTCTGCTGTTCATCGCGATCGGCTTCCTGCTGCTGGTCATGTTCATCAACTTCCGCGGCGTCGCCGAAGGTGTGGGCACCAACGTGGTCCTGACCCTTGTCGAGCTGACGGGTCTCCTGCTGGTCATCTTCATCGCCTTGTTCTTCGTGTTCGGTGGCAACGCCGATCACTGGGATGCGGTGGTGGTTTTCGAATCGCCGGAGGAGAGGAACATCCTCATCGCGGTGTCGGCGGCGACGGCGCTGGCGTTCTTCGCACTGGTCGGCTTCGAGGATTCGGTCAACATGGCCGAGGAGTGCAAGGAACCGACCAGGATCTTCCCCAAGGTCATGCTCAGTGGTCTGGGGATCACCGCGGTGGTGTACGTGCTCATCGCGATCCTCGCGGTCGCGATCGTGCCCGTGGGGGTGCTCGCCGAGAGCGAGACGCCGCTCGTCGACGTCGTGCAGACCGCCGCCCCGGACTTCCCGATGACCGAGCTGTTGCCGTGGATCTCGATGTTCGCGGTGGCCAACACGGCCCTGATCAACATGATGATGGCCAGCCGGCTGCTGTACGGCATGGCCAAGCAGGGGGTCCTGCCCAAGTTCCTGGCCTACGTCCATCCCGGACGCCGTACCCCGTTCGCCGCGATCGTGTTCACCACCGTCATCGCGCTGTGCCTACTGGTCTACGTCAGCGCCGACCCGAAGGGTTCCATCGTCGGACTGCTCGGCGGCACCACCGCACTGCTGCTGCTCGCGGTGTTCACCGTCGTCAACGTCTCCGTCCTGGTGCTGCGCAAGGATCACGTGGGACACAACCACTTCCGCACCTATACGCCGGTTGCGGTGCTCGGCGCCGTGACCTCCGGGGCGCTCACCCTCCCGTTTGCCCGCGCCGACAACCAGCAGTACGTGATCGCGGCCTGGCTACTCCTGCTCGGCGTCGTGCTGTGGGCGTTCACCTACTGGCATCAGAAGCGAACCGGCGCCGAAGCGGCCTCCTACGACGACATCCCGCCCCACGAGATCCCGTGA
- a CDS encoding metal ABC transporter ATP-binding protein has product MTGAGDSTGVGKGRPVVDFTGARLAFGDRVLWDDLDLTIEPGEFVAVLGPNGSGKTSFLRVLLHQYALDRGTVTTTDAVGYIPQQHAEDDADPMAIRGRDLVGFGVDGGRWGVGLRGRARRRALVDTALGSVDALPYADAPLGVLSGGEQQRLRVAQAVVSDPALLLCDEPLASLDPTNQQVVVDLIDRRRRDAGTAVVFVTHEINPILPFVDRVLYLVDGRFRIGEPHEVMTTETLSELYGSDVEVLRVNGRLVVIGGEDAHHCAADSEPGVARRGGPA; this is encoded by the coding sequence TTGACCGGGGCAGGCGACTCGACCGGGGTAGGCAAGGGCAGGCCGGTCGTGGACTTCACCGGCGCCCGGCTAGCGTTCGGCGACCGGGTTCTCTGGGACGACCTCGACCTGACGATCGAACCGGGTGAGTTCGTCGCGGTCCTGGGGCCCAACGGCTCCGGCAAGACGTCGTTCCTGCGGGTTCTGTTGCACCAGTACGCGCTCGACCGCGGCACCGTGACCACCACCGACGCGGTGGGCTACATCCCCCAGCAGCACGCCGAGGACGACGCCGACCCGATGGCCATCCGCGGCCGGGACCTCGTCGGGTTCGGTGTCGACGGCGGCCGCTGGGGTGTCGGACTCCGGGGCCGGGCACGACGCCGCGCACTCGTCGACACCGCGCTCGGTTCGGTGGACGCCCTGCCGTACGCCGACGCCCCGCTGGGCGTCCTGTCCGGCGGCGAGCAGCAACGGCTACGCGTCGCCCAGGCGGTGGTGAGCGATCCCGCGCTGCTGCTCTGCGACGAGCCGCTCGCCAGTCTCGATCCGACCAACCAGCAGGTGGTCGTGGACCTCATCGATCGCCGGCGCCGGGACGCCGGGACGGCCGTCGTGTTCGTGACCCACGAGATCAACCCGATCCTGCCCTTTGTCGACCGCGTCCTGTACCTCGTCGACGGCCGGTTCCGCATCGGCGAGCCGCATGAGGTGATGACGACGGAGACGCTGAGCGAGCTGTACGGCAGTGACGTCGAGGTGTTGCGCGTCAACGGCCGCCTGGTCGTGATCGGCGGCGAGGACGCCCACCACTGCGCCGCCGACAGCGAACCGGGTGTCGCGAGGCGAGGCGGTCCGGCGTGA
- a CDS encoding phosphoglyceromutase, with protein MSNGTLILMRHGESEWNASNQFTGWVDVALTDKGRAEAERGGELLVEHDLLPDVVYTSLLRRAITTAHIALDRADRLWIPVIRDWRLNERHYGALQGLNKAETKEKFGDEQFMLWRRSYDTPPPAIEPDAEYSQVGDARYADLPEVPLTECLKDVVERFIPYYLETIVADVRAGKNVLLAAHGNSLRALVKHLDGISDDDIAGLNIPTGNPLRYDLDDDLKPLNPGGTYLDPEAAAAGAAAVAAQGQK; from the coding sequence ATGAGCAACGGCACCCTGATCCTGATGCGGCACGGCGAGAGCGAATGGAATGCGTCCAACCAGTTCACCGGCTGGGTCGATGTGGCGCTCACCGACAAGGGCAGGGCCGAGGCCGAACGCGGGGGCGAGCTCCTCGTCGAGCACGACCTGCTGCCCGACGTCGTCTACACGTCGCTGCTGCGCCGCGCGATCACGACCGCGCACATCGCCCTCGACCGGGCCGACCGGCTCTGGATCCCGGTGATCCGCGACTGGCGCCTCAACGAGCGCCACTACGGCGCGCTGCAGGGCCTGAACAAGGCCGAGACCAAGGAGAAGTTCGGCGACGAGCAGTTCATGCTGTGGCGTCGCAGTTACGACACCCCGCCGCCGGCGATCGAACCCGATGCCGAATACAGCCAGGTGGGCGACGCGCGGTACGCCGATCTCCCCGAGGTGCCGCTGACCGAGTGCCTCAAGGACGTCGTCGAGCGGTTCATCCCGTACTACCTCGAGACGATCGTCGCCGACGTCCGGGCGGGGAAGAACGTGCTGCTCGCGGCACACGGCAACTCGCTGCGCGCGCTCGTCAAGCACCTCGACGGCATCTCCGACGACGACATCGCCGGACTGAACATCCCCACCGGCAACCCGCTTCGTTACGACCTCGACGACGACCTGAAACCGCTCAACCCGGGTGGTACCTACCTCGACCCCGAGGCGGCCGCCGCGGGTGCCGCCGCGGTGGCGGCCCAAGGGCAGAAGTAG
- a CDS encoding YbjN domain-containing protein: MSRNEVVDLLEKTLGENEIAFARKSGGGADVDHVVVELPGERKLKTTVLLTASEHGVRVEAFVCRRPDENHAGVYKYLLKRNRRLYGVAYTIDNTGDIYLVGRISADGLSSGEVDRILGQVLEAADGDFNTLLELGFLTSIQREWAWRVSRGESLRNLLAFEHLIDKESLPEAGKPLEGRYVPGESVVDGAQSVTEDPSTAESDES; encoded by the coding sequence GTGAGTCGCAACGAGGTCGTCGACCTGCTGGAGAAGACGCTGGGCGAGAACGAGATCGCCTTCGCACGCAAGAGCGGCGGCGGGGCCGACGTCGATCACGTGGTCGTCGAGCTGCCCGGCGAACGCAAACTGAAGACCACCGTGCTGCTGACGGCGAGCGAGCACGGCGTCCGGGTGGAGGCCTTCGTGTGCCGCCGGCCCGACGAGAACCACGCCGGCGTGTACAAGTACCTGCTGAAGCGCAACCGCCGGCTGTACGGCGTCGCCTACACCATCGACAACACCGGTGACATCTACCTCGTCGGCCGGATCTCCGCCGACGGGTTGAGTTCCGGCGAGGTCGACCGGATCCTGGGGCAGGTCCTCGAGGCCGCGGACGGGGATTTCAACACCCTGCTCGAACTCGGGTTCCTGACCTCGATCCAGCGGGAGTGGGCGTGGCGGGTGTCCCGCGGCGAATCGCTGCGCAACCTGCTCGCCTTCGAGCACCTCATCGACAAGGAGTCCCTGCCGGAGGCGGGGAAGCCGCTCGAAGGCCGCTACGTACCGGGTGAGTCGGTCGTCGACGGTGCGCAGAGCGTCACCGAGGATCCGTCGACCGCCGAATCGGACGAATCGTAG
- a CDS encoding response regulator transcription factor translates to MTHVLIVEDEESLADPLAFLLRKEGFEASVITDGAQALPTFDRVSPDIVLLDLMLPGMSGTEICKALRTRSNVPVIMVTARDSEIDKVVGLELGADDYVTKPYSARELIARIRAVLRRGGEVPDDGLEIGILEAGPVRMDVERHTVSVNGTSITLPLKEFDLLEYLLRNSGRVLTRGQLIDRVWGVDYVGDTKTLDVHVKRLRSKIEPDPANPKHLITVRGLGYKLEA, encoded by the coding sequence TTGACCCACGTTCTGATCGTCGAGGACGAGGAATCGCTGGCGGATCCGCTGGCCTTCCTGCTGCGCAAAGAGGGCTTCGAGGCCAGCGTCATCACCGATGGCGCGCAGGCGTTGCCGACCTTCGATCGCGTCAGTCCCGACATCGTGCTCCTCGACCTCATGCTGCCCGGGATGTCCGGAACCGAGATCTGCAAGGCCCTGCGCACCCGGTCGAACGTCCCGGTGATCATGGTGACCGCGCGCGACAGTGAGATCGACAAGGTCGTCGGCCTCGAACTCGGCGCGGACGACTATGTGACGAAGCCGTATTCGGCGCGCGAGCTGATCGCCCGCATCCGCGCGGTGCTGCGGCGCGGCGGGGAGGTACCCGACGACGGTCTGGAGATCGGGATCCTGGAGGCCGGGCCGGTCCGGATGGACGTCGAGCGACACACCGTGTCGGTCAACGGAACGTCGATCACGCTGCCGCTCAAGGAGTTCGACCTCCTCGAGTATCTGCTGCGCAACTCCGGCCGCGTCCTGACCCGGGGTCAGCTCATCGACCGGGTGTGGGGCGTCGACTACGTCGGCGACACCAAGACGCTCGACGTGCACGTCAAGCGACTGCGCTCGAAGATCGAGCCCGACCCGGCGAATCCGAAGCACCTCATCACCGTCCGCGGCCTCGGGTACAAGCTCGAGGCGTGA
- a CDS encoding GNAT family N-acetyltransferase: MADMGTLRIEHSPAQERYEAILVADSQGDDEIVGYLDYVSEPYQVVITHTVIREQFSGHGYAGQLVQAVLEDIRRGGKQVVPVCSYVQRFIERHPEFADMAVPVPQ, translated from the coding sequence ATGGCGGACATGGGCACCCTGCGAATCGAGCACTCACCTGCCCAGGAGCGGTACGAGGCGATCCTCGTCGCCGATTCCCAGGGCGACGACGAGATCGTCGGTTATCTCGACTACGTCTCCGAGCCCTACCAGGTGGTCATCACGCACACCGTTATCCGCGAGCAGTTCAGTGGTCACGGGTACGCGGGCCAATTGGTCCAGGCGGTCCTCGAGGACATCCGGCGCGGCGGCAAGCAGGTCGTGCCGGTCTGCTCGTACGTGCAGCGCTTCATCGAACGTCACCCCGAGTTCGCGGACATGGCGGTTCCGGTTCCGCAATGA
- a CDS encoding metal ABC transporter solute-binding protein, Zn/Mn family, translated as MKKSLLATAGVLSAAALVLSACSSDSGGTDGPPTVVASTNVWGAVAAAVAGDNAEVTALYTNADGDPHEFEPSAADTATIADADILVFNGGHYDSYMEEAAANSDATAVDAYALLGSDEHADEAGGDHGDEHASGDHSDGDHSDGAHDHAHGDQNEHVFYDLPVVAQVADKVADALAEKDPDNAESYRANAETFTTGIDGLRSKLTTIREQHADTEVAQTEPLAGYMLTEAGLVDIAPAGFTQAVEEGQSPAAADRAALQDILADRRTKVLIYNTQAVDPVTQAMLDVARSAGVPVVEFTETLPDGVTDYVVWQGAQIDALTAALGSGSN; from the coding sequence ATGAAGAAATCCCTGCTGGCCACAGCCGGTGTGCTGTCCGCCGCCGCCCTGGTGTTGTCCGCCTGCTCCAGCGACTCCGGCGGGACCGACGGCCCCCCGACCGTGGTCGCGTCCACGAACGTCTGGGGTGCGGTGGCGGCCGCGGTCGCCGGCGACAACGCCGAGGTGACCGCGCTGTACACCAACGCCGACGGTGATCCGCACGAGTTCGAGCCCTCGGCAGCGGACACCGCGACGATCGCCGATGCCGACATCCTCGTCTTCAACGGCGGCCACTACGACTCCTACATGGAGGAGGCGGCGGCCAACTCGGACGCGACGGCGGTCGACGCCTACGCCCTGCTCGGGAGCGACGAGCATGCCGACGAGGCCGGTGGCGATCACGGCGACGAGCACGCGTCCGGCGATCACTCCGACGGTGATCACTCCGACGGGGCCCACGACCACGCGCACGGCGACCAGAACGAGCACGTCTTCTACGACCTCCCCGTCGTCGCCCAGGTGGCCGACAAGGTCGCCGACGCGCTGGCCGAGAAGGACCCGGACAACGCGGAGTCCTACCGCGCCAACGCCGAGACCTTCACCACCGGCATCGACGGTCTGCGCTCGAAGCTCACCACCATCCGGGAACAGCACGCCGACACCGAGGTCGCCCAGACCGAGCCGCTCGCGGGCTACATGCTGACCGAGGCCGGGCTCGTCGACATCGCGCCGGCCGGTTTCACCCAGGCCGTCGAGGAGGGCCAGTCACCCGCGGCCGCCGACCGTGCGGCACTGCAGGACATCCTGGCCGACCGTCGGACGAAGGTGCTGATCTACAACACCCAGGCCGTGGACCCGGTGACACAGGCCATGCTCGACGTCGCGCGCTCCGCGGGCGTCCCGGTCGTGGAGTTCACCGAGACCCTGCCCGACGGCGTCACCGACTACGTCGTGTGGCAGGGCGCCCAGATCGACGCCCTGACCGCGGCGCTGGGTTCCGGCTCCAATTGA